AGGCCGCGCGGCTGCTGGCCGGGCTGTCGCCCGAAGAGCTGCGGATGTTGGGGGCCAAGATGTGCGAGATGGGCGACATCGGCCCGGCGGCGATTGCCGATGCCATCGCCAACTTCGCCAGCACTGCCGGCAATGCGGGCATTTCCGCCCACGGCCGGGTGGACGAAGTCCGCAAGATGATGACTGGCGCACTCGGCGAAGTGAAGGCGGACAGCATCATGCGCCGCGTCGCACCGCCGGAAAATGCGCCGCGAACGCCCGCGCTGGAAATCGCCCAGTGGCTGGAACCCGAAGTGCTGATCCCGCTGGTGCAGGATGAACACCCGCAGGCCATCGCCGTATTGCTCGTTCAGCTGGAGCCGGCGACCGCGGCGGCGGTGCTCGCCGGATTGCCCGAAGCGCTGCACACCCCTGTGGTCCACCGGATCGCCAAGCTGGGGCCCGTATCGCCAGAAGCCATCACGATCCTGGAAGAGACACTGGCCGCCCGCATCTCCGGCGTCCACGGGATCAAGCGGCTCGATATGGGCGGCGTGCGCGAGGCGGCGGATATTATCAACAGCGCCGCGCGCAGCATGGAAAAACGGGTCATGCCCGGCATCACCAAGCTGGACAAGAAACTGGCCCGCGATCTGGAAAGCGAGCTGTTCAAGTTCGAGCATTTGCTGGAACTGGATCAGCAGATGATGGGGCAGCTGTTGCGCGAAGTCGAAAGCGAACTGCTGATCGATGCCCTGAAGGGTATCGAGGAAACGCAGCGCGAAGTCTTCTTCGGTGCCATGTCCAGCCGCGCGGCCGATGGCTTGCGCGACGAGATCGAAGAACGCGGCCGGATCAAGCGGGCCGACGTGGAGGCTGCGCAGAAGGCGATCATCGCCGTTGCCAAGAAGCTCGCCGCCGATGGCACGATCGTGATCGGCGCGGGGGGAGATGACGATTATGTCTAGTGTCACCGCGCTCAAGGCCAGCCTGCCGCTCGATCGCCTGCGCGGTGGCGGCGGCTTCGCCCGCGATCCGCGCTTTGCCGGGCTGTTTCGCAGCCCTGCGACCGAGCCTGCGACGGCCGCCGCGCCCGAACCGGACCCGGTGGCGGAAGCCTATCGCAAGGGTTTCGAAGACGGCAGGGCCGAAGCCGAAGCCCACGCGGCCGAGCGGGAGCGCGAAGCCGACGCGCAGCGCGCTGCGATTGAACTGTCGTTCGCCCGCTTCGATGCCGCCAGCGCCGATGCGCTGCGCGAGCGCCTGCGCCAGACCGTGCTCGCCCTGTGCGAAGATGCGATCCTGCCGCTTGCGCTGGATGCGCAGGGGCTGGCTGCACGGGTCGAAAAAGCCGTCGGGATGCTCCAGCGCGCGCAGGATGAACGGCGCGTGCTGCTCCACCCCGAAGATCTTGCCCTGATCAGGGACCGACTGCCGAGCGATCTCGAACTGGTTGCCGACCCCGCGATAGAACGCGGCGGACTGCGGATCGACAGCGACGACGGCGGTATCGATGACGGGCCGAAACAATGGCGGCGCATTCTGGCGGAAGCGTTCGGCGAATGCTGAACCTGGCCGATGTGACGCTAGGCGAGCTTGCCGCTGCGCCGCTCGACCTCGCGCCGCGCCGTTTCGGACGGGTCGCCGCCTGCGATGGCGGGCTGATAGAAGTCAGCGGGCTGTCGGTTCCGATCGGCGGGCTGTGCCGGATCGACGATGGCAAGGGCACGACCCTGCGCGCAGAAGCAATCGGATTTCGCAACGGACGCACGATGATGATGATGCTGGGCGACAGCGTTCTGCTGCGTTCCGGCGTTGCCGTCCGCCCGGAAGGGCAACCGGGCATGTTGCCGGTCGGTCCCGCCTATCTTGGCCGGGCGGTGGACGGGCTGGGCGAACCGATAGACGGCGGCCCCGCGCTGCATCCGGGTGCGCAATGGCCCGCCGGCGGCAAGCGCACTGGCGCGCTGGACCGGGCGAGCGTGCGCGAACCGTTCGATACGGGCATTCGCGCGATCAACGCGCTGACCACGTTCGGCGTGGGGCAGCGGGTCGGCATCATGGCAGGTTCCGGCGTGGGCAAATCGGTGCTGATCGACATGATCGCACACGGGGCGCAGGCCGATGTGGTCGTCGTCGGCCTGATCGGGGAACGCGCGCGCGAAGTTTCCGATTTCGTCGAACGGCATATGCACGGCGAAGCCGCGGCACGTACCGCGGTCGTTGCAGTGCCTGCCGACCATGCGGCGAACCTGCGCTTGCGCGGGGCCTTGCTGGCGACATCGCTGGCCGAATATTTCCGCGCCCAGGGTCTGCGCGTTCTGCTGATCCAGGACAGCCTGACCCGCATCGCCCATGCCGCCCGCGAAATCGGCATTCTGCTGGGGGAACCGGGCGCGGCGCGTGGCTATCCGCCCTCGGCCCTGTCCACCCTTACCAAGCTGGTCGAACGCGCGGGCAATTCTGCGGAAAGCGGCGGGTCGATCACTGCAATCTACACTGTGCTGGCCGATGGCGACGACCAGAACGACCCTGTGGTCGACACCGCGCGGTCGATTCTGGACGGACATATCGTGCTGTCGCGCGATCTTGCCCAGCGCGGCCAGTATCCGGCGATCGACGTCGGGGCCTCGCTTAGCCGGGTGATGTCCGACGTGGCCGATCCCGCTCTCAATGCGTGCGCGCGCAAGTTGCGGGCGCTGGTGTCGGCTTATGAAAGCAACCGCGACCTGCTGTTGATGGGCGCCTATCGCGCTGGGGCCGATCCGCTGATCGATCAGGGTATTGCCTTGCAGCCGCAGATCGCTGCATTTCTGGCCCAGGCGGTGGGCGAGCGCGTGCCGCTCGGCCGAGCAAGGGCGGAGCTTCTGGGGTTGATCGGCGATGAGCAGTGATGCCGCGCGCCTGCGCCGGGCGCGGCTGATCGAACGGATGCGCTGCGCCGAGCAGCGCCAGGCCGCCGCGGAAGCCCACCGGGCGGAGGCGGTACGGCAGAAGCTGGAACAGCTTTCGGCGCGGACGCGAACCCTGGCCGAACTCTACGCGCTGCGCGATACCTCGCGCGACGGGGCCGATTTGCGCAGCGCCACTGTGCTGGGCGCTCACCTGAACGATCTCGGCGCCGCTGCGGCCCGGCAGGCAGCCGATGCGCGGCGAGAGGCCGACCACCGCCTGGCCGATCTCGCGGTGGCCGATCGGCGATTGCAGCGCGCGGAAGAGGGGCATCGCGATCTTGCGCGAGAGATCGACGAGAAGGCCAATCAGCACGAAACGCTGCCGATGCGGAAAACTGGCACGCATCTTGAATAATCGCCTGCGTCATGAACGCAAACGGCAGGCCGATGATCTCTCAATTCCTTTCGAACACGCAGATGTCCACGGCGCCCGTAGCAGCGGGAACGCCGCCGGTGCTGGCAGACGATGCTGCGGCAACTGGCGGATTTTCGGGCCTTTTGGCGACGCTTGGCGCTGTCGCCTCCGATATTTCGGATGGCGAGGGTGCAGCGCAGGTCGTCGCCGACGGAGCTGACGCAGCCGACCAGCCTGCCGATCCGCTGGCCCTCGCGCTTGCCGCGAGTACGGAACTGCCGGCAATTGCCGGAACCGGCAAGGATTTGCCGGTTGCCGCCGC
The nucleotide sequence above comes from Pelagerythrobacter marensis. Encoded proteins:
- a CDS encoding FliI/YscN family ATPase, giving the protein MLNLADVTLGELAAAPLDLAPRRFGRVAACDGGLIEVSGLSVPIGGLCRIDDGKGTTLRAEAIGFRNGRTMMMMLGDSVLLRSGVAVRPEGQPGMLPVGPAYLGRAVDGLGEPIDGGPALHPGAQWPAGGKRTGALDRASVREPFDTGIRAINALTTFGVGQRVGIMAGSGVGKSVLIDMIAHGAQADVVVVGLIGERAREVSDFVERHMHGEAAARTAVVAVPADHAANLRLRGALLATSLAEYFRAQGLRVLLIQDSLTRIAHAAREIGILLGEPGAARGYPPSALSTLTKLVERAGNSAESGGSITAIYTVLADGDDQNDPVVDTARSILDGHIVLSRDLAQRGQYPAIDVGASLSRVMSDVADPALNACARKLRALVSAYESNRDLLLMGAYRAGADPLIDQGIALQPQIAAFLAQAVGERVPLGRARAELLGLIGDEQ
- the fliG gene encoding flagellar motor switch protein FliG — translated: MSAPIEFDGADRAAVMVMLLGEEEAARLLAGLSPEELRMLGAKMCEMGDIGPAAIADAIANFASTAGNAGISAHGRVDEVRKMMTGALGEVKADSIMRRVAPPENAPRTPALEIAQWLEPEVLIPLVQDEHPQAIAVLLVQLEPATAAAVLAGLPEALHTPVVHRIAKLGPVSPEAITILEETLAARISGVHGIKRLDMGGVREAADIINSAARSMEKRVMPGITKLDKKLARDLESELFKFEHLLELDQQMMGQLLREVESELLIDALKGIEETQREVFFGAMSSRAADGLRDEIEERGRIKRADVEAAQKAIIAVAKKLAADGTIVIGAGGDDDYV
- a CDS encoding FliH/SctL family protein, translating into MSSVTALKASLPLDRLRGGGGFARDPRFAGLFRSPATEPATAAAPEPDPVAEAYRKGFEDGRAEAEAHAAEREREADAQRAAIELSFARFDAASADALRERLRQTVLALCEDAILPLALDAQGLAARVEKAVGMLQRAQDERRVLLHPEDLALIRDRLPSDLELVADPAIERGGLRIDSDDGGIDDGPKQWRRILAEAFGEC